One Micromonospora eburnea genomic region harbors:
- the moaA gene encoding GTP 3',8-cyclase MoaA encodes MTATPTTTDGVLVDRYGRVARDLRVSLTDRCNLRCTYCMPAEGLPWLAKPQLLTNDEIVRLVRVAVHRLGVTEVRFTGGEPLIRPGLVDIVSAVAELTPRPRISLTTNGLGLARLAPALRAAGLDRVNVSLDTLDHARFTELTRRDRLADVLAGLAGAAAAGLTPVKINTVLMRGINDDEAPALLRFAQAHGYELRFIEQMPLDAQHNWDRATMVTAEEILAALRAEFDLSEDPAERGAAPAETWLVDGGPTRVGVIASVTRPFCGDCDRTRLTADGQVRACLFATEESDLRGALRAGADDVELARRWRTAMWGKRAGHGIDDPKFLQPARPMSAIGG; translated from the coding sequence GTGACCGCCACCCCGACGACGACCGACGGGGTCCTCGTCGACCGGTACGGCCGCGTCGCCCGGGACCTGCGGGTCTCACTGACCGACCGCTGCAACCTGCGCTGCACCTACTGCATGCCGGCTGAAGGGCTGCCCTGGTTGGCCAAGCCGCAGCTGCTCACGAACGACGAGATCGTCCGGCTGGTCCGGGTCGCGGTGCATCGGCTCGGCGTCACCGAGGTCCGCTTCACCGGTGGGGAGCCGCTGATCCGGCCCGGCCTGGTCGACATCGTGTCGGCGGTGGCCGAGCTGACGCCCCGGCCCCGGATCTCGCTGACCACCAACGGCCTCGGGCTGGCCCGGCTCGCGCCCGCCCTGCGGGCCGCCGGTCTGGACCGGGTGAACGTGTCGCTGGACACCCTGGATCACGCCCGGTTCACCGAGCTGACCCGGCGGGACCGGCTGGCTGACGTGCTCGCCGGGCTGGCCGGCGCGGCGGCAGCCGGGCTGACCCCGGTCAAGATCAACACGGTGCTCATGCGCGGGATCAACGACGACGAGGCACCCGCGCTGCTCCGGTTCGCCCAGGCCCACGGCTACGAGCTGCGCTTCATCGAGCAGATGCCGCTGGACGCCCAGCACAACTGGGACCGCGCGACGATGGTCACCGCCGAGGAGATTCTCGCCGCTCTACGCGCCGAGTTCGACCTGAGCGAGGACCCGGCCGAGCGGGGCGCGGCACCGGCCGAGACCTGGCTGGTGGACGGCGGGCCGACCCGGGTCGGCGTGATCGCCAGTGTGACCCGCCCCTTCTGCGGCGACTGCGACCGGACCCGGCTCACCGCCGACGGCCAGGTCCGCGCCTGCCTCTTCGCCACCGAGGAGTCCGACCTGCGCGGCGCGCTGCGCGCCGGGGCGGACGACGTCGAGCTGGCTCGGCGGTGGCGTACCGCGATGTGGGGCAAGCGGGCCGGGCACGGCATCGACGACCCGAAGTTCCTGCAACCCGCCCGCCCGATGTCGGCGATCGGAGGCTGA
- a CDS encoding MoaD/ThiS family protein has translation MQLTVRYFAGARAAAGRAEETATAGRPLDELLDELTARHGERLAVVLTAASFLVDGVACHDRRTPLPAGVTVDVLPPFAGG, from the coding sequence GTGCAGCTCACCGTCCGCTACTTCGCCGGTGCGCGCGCAGCCGCCGGCCGCGCCGAGGAGACCGCGACCGCCGGTCGTCCGCTCGACGAGCTTCTCGACGAGCTGACCGCGCGGCACGGCGAAAGACTGGCCGTCGTGCTGACGGCGGCCAGCTTCCTGGTCGACGGGGTGGCCTGCCACGATCGTCGCACGCCGCTGCCGGCCGGGGTGACAGTTGACGTGCTGCCGCCGTTCGCGGGCGGCTGA
- a CDS encoding fructosamine kinase family protein produces MDLAYLRAHPEHLPTFLTHQRIRETPVSGGDICVASRLTLDDGHSVFAKTWPEHAGRPLPEGFFAAEAAGLRWLREAGAVPVPEVVAALPELLALDWVEPGEPTPAAAERFGRELAALHRAGAPARGAEWTGFIGALPQDNTPGAGPWPEWFARRRLLPYLRMSVDNGALAGGRAALVEQVIDRIGELGGDEPPARVHGDLWPGNLLWGADERVWLVDPAAHGGHRETDLAQLALFGGAPHLDLILAAYQEVWPLADGWPARIPLHQLHLLLVHTALFGGAYADAVGTAARAALQGRRRATVDG; encoded by the coding sequence ATGGACCTGGCGTACCTGCGGGCACACCCGGAGCACCTGCCGACCTTCCTGACCCATCAGCGGATCCGGGAGACGCCGGTCTCCGGCGGGGACATCTGCGTCGCGTCCCGGCTCACCCTCGACGACGGGCACTCGGTATTCGCCAAGACCTGGCCGGAGCACGCCGGGCGCCCGCTGCCCGAGGGCTTCTTCGCGGCCGAGGCGGCCGGGCTGCGCTGGCTGCGCGAGGCGGGCGCGGTGCCCGTACCGGAGGTGGTGGCGGCGCTGCCGGAGCTGCTGGCGCTCGACTGGGTCGAGCCCGGCGAGCCGACGCCGGCCGCGGCCGAACGGTTCGGCCGCGAGCTGGCCGCGCTGCACCGGGCCGGTGCGCCCGCCCGCGGTGCCGAGTGGACCGGGTTCATCGGCGCGCTGCCGCAGGACAACACGCCGGGCGCGGGACCGTGGCCGGAATGGTTCGCCCGCCGGCGGCTGCTGCCTTACCTGAGGATGTCGGTCGACAACGGCGCGCTCGCCGGCGGCCGGGCCGCGCTGGTGGAGCAGGTGATCGACCGGATCGGGGAGCTCGGCGGCGACGAGCCGCCGGCCCGGGTCCACGGCGACCTCTGGCCGGGCAACCTGCTCTGGGGTGCGGACGAGCGGGTGTGGCTGGTCGATCCGGCCGCGCACGGCGGCCACCGCGAGACGGATCTCGCCCAGCTCGCGCTCTTCGGCGGCGCGCCGCACCTGGACCTGATCCTCGCCGCCTATCAGGAGGTGTGGCCGCTGGCGGACGGCTGGCCGGCCCGGATTCCGCTGCACCAGCTCCACCTGCTGCTGGTCCACACGGCCCTCTTCGGCGGGGCGTACGCCGACGCGGTGGGCACCGCGGCCCGCGCCGCGCTTCAGGGTCGCCGACGCGCTACGGTCGACGGGTGA
- a CDS encoding DUF4192 domain-containing protein, with amino-acid sequence MTPTDHPRLAVRSPADLIAAVPYLLGFHPTESVVVVALRGRRVVFAARGDLPEPGADPRPAAWHLAQVVARQSTESATVIGFGAAARVTGAVEAVGAALDEAGLLVLDALRVTDGRWWSYLCADPGCCPPDGTPYDPKASEVSATAVFAGQVALPDRAALTAQVSPLDGPIRVAMRRATIRARRRLAELTEDAAETALVGGRSVRSAGVAALRGAFRRQRRGERLGDDEVAWLTVLLTHLPVRDHAWERTDGRDTDISLWTDVLRRAEPELIAAPGSLLAFAAWRAGYGALAAVALERVLTAHPDYSLALLLDDVLRRGLPPSELDGWPAVASREVVRRRRSRRGAR; translated from the coding sequence ATGACTCCGACCGACCACCCCCGGCTCGCCGTCCGTTCCCCCGCCGACCTCATCGCCGCGGTGCCGTACCTGCTCGGCTTCCATCCCACCGAGAGCGTGGTCGTGGTGGCGCTGCGCGGCCGCCGGGTTGTCTTCGCCGCCCGGGGCGACCTGCCCGAGCCGGGTGCCGACCCGCGACCCGCTGCCTGGCATCTCGCGCAGGTCGTCGCCCGGCAGAGCACCGAGTCCGCCACCGTGATCGGCTTCGGTGCGGCCGCCCGGGTGACCGGAGCGGTCGAGGCGGTCGGCGCGGCCCTGGACGAGGCCGGTCTGCTCGTCCTCGACGCGCTGCGGGTGACCGATGGGCGTTGGTGGTCCTACCTCTGCGCCGACCCCGGTTGCTGCCCGCCCGACGGCACCCCGTACGACCCGAAGGCCAGCGAGGTCAGCGCGACGGCGGTTTTCGCCGGTCAGGTCGCCCTGCCCGACCGGGCCGCGCTGACCGCGCAGGTGTCCCCGCTCGACGGGCCGATCCGGGTCGCCATGCGCCGGGCCACCATCCGGGCCCGTCGCCGGCTGGCCGAGCTGACCGAGGACGCGGCCGAGACCGCGCTGGTCGGCGGCCGGTCCGTCCGCTCGGCCGGGGTGGCGGCCCTGCGTGGCGCGTTCCGTCGGCAGCGGCGCGGCGAGCGGCTGGGCGACGACGAGGTGGCCTGGCTGACCGTGCTCCTCACCCACCTCCCGGTACGCGACCACGCCTGGGAGCGGACCGATGGGCGGGACACCGACATCAGCCTCTGGACGGACGTGCTGCGCCGGGCCGAGCCGGAGCTGATCGCCGCCCCGGGCAGCCTGCTCGCCTTCGCGGCCTGGCGTGCCGGCTACGGTGCCCTGGCGGCGGTGGCCCTGGAACGGGTGCTCACCGCCCACCCCGACTATTCACTCGCGCTGCTCCTGGACGACGTGCTCCGGCGTGGGCTGCCCCCGTCCGAACTGGACGGCTGGCCCGCGGTCGCCTCCCGCGAGGTCGTCCGTCGCAGGCGGAGCCGTCGTGGCGCCCGTTGA